From a region of the Nymphaea colorata isolate Beijing-Zhang1983 unplaced genomic scaffold, ASM883128v2 scaffold0435, whole genome shotgun sequence genome:
- the LOC116244984 gene encoding aspartic proteinase CDR1 — translation MAGFSSASHLLLQLLLLAVLPSPTSIFTSKSLGFSIDLIHRDSSVSPLYDLSFTLAQRAKQFALRSMLHCRRIASLFAKTTSMISSPVMPGSGEYLMKLSLGTPSPLYWATLDTGSDLIWTTCCTVTPAPAKHQCLIHFSRLPTRAKADPPALP, via the coding sequence ATGGCTGGCTTCTCCTCAgcatcccaccttctcctccAGTTGCTCCTACTTGCAGTGCTGCCTAGCCCTACCAGCATATTCACTTCCAAATCTCTTGGCTTCtccatagacctcattcatcgagactcatcAGTCTCCCCTCTCTATGACCTTTCATTCACTCTAGCCCAACGAGCCAAACAGTTCGCTTTGCGCTCCATGTTGCACTGCCGCCGCATTGCTTCACTATTTGCCAAaaccaccagcatgatctctAGCCCCGTGATGCCCGGCTCCGGTGagtatctcatgaaactctcacttGGTACACCATCCCCCCTCTACTGGGCCACCCTCGACACTGGTAGCGACCTCATATGGACGACATGCTGCACTGTGACTCCTGCTCCAgccaaacatcaatgtttgatccatTTCAGTCGTCTACCTACAAGAGCCAAAGCTGATCCACCAGCTCTTCCATGA